The following is a genomic window from Anopheles stephensi strain Indian unplaced genomic scaffold, UCI_ANSTEP_V1.0 ucontig90, whole genome shotgun sequence.
GTGCGTGCTGGGTAAATATGAAACCGAACGGGGGTGAAAATTGGAAATTATGTCCGGCTGTTTGGTTGTGCGCGGTATGCAACTGCATGTACGCACGGGAATGATGAGCGTTGCAATTTTTAATACCTTTTCatattgtggaaaaaaaattattttgcaATTTAATTTGCCCAATGTGGACCATGTAACGCCACATTTTTTTAGTAAGATGGGGAATTTTTGTGGGGTTTTAATTTTGGTTGCCACAGTATATTTAGcaaattcaataaattttccatatTCTAAAAATTCCCCCCGAAAATTTCCCTCATTTCCACGAACATCGCTGCGAGACCGGTATTTTTTGACAGGAGggaaaaacgtaaacaaataaacacactgCAAACTGTCATTCGGCGCGTGTGCCCCAGCACATTGTTTACAAGTTACCGTAGGAAAATTATTACACCAAAATGTTACGCACGTTTCTCGTGACCACAAGAATACTTGGAAAACCAAACTTTTCGGCCACTTCCGGGTCGATTTTGGTTCGACATCTTTGCCCTTCGAGTGTATTATGGAAACAGTACGCAAATCTTCCGCACAGCCAAGAGCTACCGGAACGAAAAAGTGATCGGAAAGAAGCGAACGGCAGGCGTAGCAGCCCTATCTCCTCCACCACACCACCGGTCACAGTCGATGTGGAAAAGCGTAGAAAAGTGCTCGAGCTGGAAATAGAGGTGATGCGCCAAGAGGGCAGAAAGGTGCCGTCCGTTTCGACGATCAAACCTGACCAATGGGAACATCTCTTGGGCCTATCGTCCCGGTAAGCGATCCCTGCGACCCTTAAGCGTCGGGCGTagtagtttcacgaaaaagtGATTAAACTTTGCACATAATTACAGAAATCAACGACGCCATTACTATCTATACCTGTGGAACATTGAGATGGTTCGCTTGGGGAAGCAGATGAAGAAAGAGCGCAAGCAGGAAGAGATAGCCAAACGGCGCGAGGAACTGTTGAAGGCGAACGCGGAAAACGATCACATTGTTTACGGGCTCTTTCACAACACCATGTTCCTGCGGATATACGATTCGACGATGGATCACTTTCACAACAACCGGTACGGTTCCAGCTTACCGCCCCGGTCATAGTAATGTGATCCGACCGATCTTTCCCCCGGATAAAATAATAACCCGTCGCCCTGACCTTTTCAGACTCGTTCAAGCGATACGTTACGGGATCAATCTCGTGATCGACTGCTCGTACGACGATTACATGAACGATAAGGAGATGCGTAATACGGCCAAGCAGCTAATGCTGTGCTTTGCCCTGAACCGATCCCACACGGAACCGTTCAACATTCACCACTGCAATGCCAACTTCAACAAAACGACGATGAAACAGCTGGAAAAGCATCTGGTGCAGTTGCACCAACCGGAATTTCCGTTTAACGTTACCGAGCGTAGCTATACGGATCTGTTCCCCAAGGAACGGCTCGTCTACCTCACGCCCCACTGCAAGAACGATCTCACCGAGTTCAATCCGGATGATGTGTACATCATCGGTGCGATGGTGGACAAATCGTCCCAGGAACCCGTTTCGTTGGGTAAGGCGAAGAAGCAAGGCCTGCGCATGGCACGGCTACCGCTCGACAGCTATTTTCAGTTCAAAAGCGGCAAATCACTGACGCTCGATCAGATGGTGGCGATCATGCTGGAGCTGAAGACGAGCAACGATTTCGGAAAGGCGTTCCAGCACGTACCACGACGGAAGGTGACGACGTTGGATGAGGCAGCGGAGAGAGAGCAGGAAATGCGCCAAGCTGCCAAGTTCAAGTTCGACTTCAAGCTGACCGGTGATAagcgaaacagcaaaaaaccacCGCGCTAGACGCGTGCTCTTCGTACAGGTTGCCGTGATTCGGCGTGTGTAACACACTATATTGTTGAGTAAGATTAAACGTTAGTCCCTAGCCCTGGGAGCGAATAATGCTCGGCAGGGTAGCTCCCCTAGTCGATGTGTGTTGCTTAATTTCGGCGCCGTCTCGTTCTGCTGATACGCCACGCGTTCGGTTCCTCGTACTTGTTGTACAGTGGTTCCAGCCGTTGGTTCTTCTTGAACTTGCTCAGCTTCGTAGGGTCGGAGAAGCGGAAGAAGGCCGGTGCGAACTCGACCAACCATTTGGGATCGATTGTGGTCACCTCGCGCATATACTCTTTCGTCGTTTGTACCAGCTCGTGATAGACCACCCTGGAAGAGAAAGAACGAAAGGCTGTTAAAATGGAGTACGATAAGGAAAATAGGCGGGCGCGAACTTACCATTCCGGTTGTCGATTGAACAGCGCGCTGGACGGATGAATGTAGACGACCTGCGAGTCAACCAGCGTCCGGTAGCCCTCCTGTGGGTCCTTCTTTGCCGCATTTCGGAAGAACCCGGAACAGATGGCTTTCTGTACGCGCACCGTATTCTTGCCGGCCGACACCACGTCCAGCTTGTGCCGATCCATGATGCCCAGCAATTGTTTCCGCACGTCCTGCGCTCGCTTGAGAGTGCGAATTTGCACAAAGTTTTCATAGCACCAGGCGTTCGAGAATTTGTTATTCTTCCAGCTATTGTAAACCGCCAGCAGCGTCAGGTGGTCGCCTTCGATCTGGTTGAACTTGGCCTTCTTCTGATCGGCCAGCGCCTGCTTATCCTTTGGCCGGTAGAAAACGTTCTGCACGGAGAGCATCGAAACGATCGTAAGCACCTCGTCGGAGCACTGCAGCGCTACGGACATAATGAGCAGCTTGGATAGGTTCGGTTCGAGCGGGAACTCCGCCATCCTTCGGCCGAGCCTCGTTAGCAATCCTTCGTTGTCGAGCGCCGACAGCGAGTGCAACTGTTCCAGTGCCATGACGAGCGACTCGACCGGCGGTGCGTCCATGAAGTCGAAATGCAGCAGATCGTTGATTCCCATCGTTTTTAGCTGCAGCACTGTGGTGGCAAGATTCGTCCGTTGAATCTCGGGCACGGGCGTGGGTAGCATTTCGTCCCGGTACGCGCGCTCCGTGTACAGTCGATAGGCTTTTCCTGGCCCGGTACGACCGGCACGACCCGCTCGCTGTTTAGCGGCCGCTTGCGAGATCGGGGTGACCACCAGCGAGTCCATGCCCGTCTTCGAGTTGTACACCTTTTGCTTCACAAAGCCGGGATCCACCACGTAGTAGATGCCATCGATAGTGAGCGACGTTTCGGCAATGTTGGTAGCAATCAC
Proteins encoded in this region:
- the LOC118517265 gene encoding mitochondrial ribonuclease P protein 1 homolog, which gives rise to MLRTFLVTTRILGKPNFSATSGSILVRHLCPSSVLWKQYANLPHSQELPERKSDRKEANGRRSSPISSTTPPVTVDVEKRRKVLELEIEVMRQEGRKVPSVSTIKPDQWEHLLGLSSRNQRRHYYLYLWNIEMVRLGKQMKKERKQEEIAKRREELLKANAENDHIVYGLFHNTMFLRIYDSTMDHFHNNRLVQAIRYGINLVIDCSYDDYMNDKEMRNTAKQLMLCFALNRSHTEPFNIHHCNANFNKTTMKQLEKHLVQLHQPEFPFNVTERSYTDLFPKERLVYLTPHCKNDLTEFNPDDVYIIGAMVDKSSQEPVSLGKAKKQGLRMARLPLDSYFQFKSGKSLTLDQMVAIMLELKTSNDFGKAFQHVPRRKVTTLDEAAEREQEMRQAAKFKFDFKLTGDKRNSKKPPR